One Bacteroidetes bacterium GWF2_43_63 genomic region harbors:
- a CDS encoding TIGR00725 family protein, producing MSQEPARRFVSVIGPSYCKVSDPIYAFARELGTKLVDNGFTIFSGGRRGIMEAVFRGAHESENYSFGATVGILPDSNRQSANRYTDIAVATGIGYARNSIVAQSGDVIIALGGGSGTLSEIAFAWQYGKKIIAASVFEGWSRNLSGKKLDHRRRDTIIQAKTVDEIIAQLNKLLVVK from the coding sequence CGCACGCAGATTCGTAAGTGTTATTGGCCCAAGCTACTGTAAAGTATCGGATCCGATTTATGCATTTGCGCGCGAACTGGGTACTAAGCTGGTTGATAATGGTTTCACGATTTTCTCGGGAGGCCGCCGGGGCATTATGGAAGCGGTTTTTCGTGGTGCGCATGAATCAGAAAATTATTCTTTCGGCGCTACCGTCGGCATTCTGCCTGACAGCAACCGGCAATCGGCCAACCGTTATACCGATATTGCCGTTGCGACAGGCATTGGCTATGCACGCAACAGCATTGTGGCGCAGAGCGGCGATGTGATTATTGCTCTGGGCGGGGGCTCTGGCACTTTGTCCGAAATTGCCTTTGCCTGGCAGTATGGTAAAAAAATAATTGCAGCCTCCGTTTTCGAGGGCTGGTCACGCAATCTGAGCGGTAAGAAACTCGATCACCGCCGCCGCGACACCATCATTCAGGCAAAGACCGTGGATGAAATTATTGCGCAGCTGAATAAATTGCTGGTGGTGAAATAG
- a CDS encoding ATPase — MEIFRRSINQLIEWQNKPKRKPLILQGARQVGKTWLLNEFGKKQFKQVAYFNFEEQPELKQFFTGTRDARRIIGNLSLVFGKPIEEATTLVVFDEIQECNEALNALKYFYEKVPEYCIVSAGSLLGVALTSGSSFPVGKVDFMTLYPISFMEFLSAASPDLLPVVNNISKPEPIPEIFFNRLLEQFKRYFISGGMPEAVVSLLQNQNIDETQTSLQNILNAYALDFTKHASVNDFHKINYIWTSLPSQLSRENKKFLYQSVKPGARAREYENALEWLKNAGLIFKINKVAAPRLPLSAYDDLSSFKVYMNDVGLLRRMSLLNPIAIAEGNRLFTEFKGALTENYILQSLIQQFEGVPRYWTSGNQAEIDFLIQYENEIIPVEVKSDENIRSKSLAVYRKTYSPEISIRYSLRNLKLDDGVLNIPLFLADNTFDLIKTFYSPK; from the coding sequence ATGGAAATTTTTCGTCGAAGTATTAATCAATTAATTGAATGGCAGAATAAGCCAAAGCGTAAGCCATTAATCCTACAGGGAGCAAGGCAGGTAGGCAAAACATGGCTTTTAAATGAATTCGGAAAAAAACAATTCAAGCAGGTTGCCTATTTTAATTTTGAGGAGCAGCCGGAATTAAAGCAGTTTTTTACAGGCACGAGAGATGCGAGAAGAATAATCGGGAATCTGTCGCTGGTTTTCGGAAAGCCGATTGAAGAAGCAACCACACTGGTTGTTTTCGACGAAATTCAGGAATGCAATGAAGCACTGAACGCGCTCAAGTATTTTTACGAAAAAGTGCCGGAATATTGTATTGTTTCTGCAGGCTCACTTCTTGGTGTTGCCCTGACCAGCGGCAGCTCATTTCCGGTAGGGAAAGTAGATTTTATGACACTCTATCCCATCAGCTTCATGGAGTTTTTATCAGCGGCCTCACCCGATTTGCTTCCAGTAGTAAATAACATTAGTAAACCAGAACCAATACCTGAGATTTTTTTCAATCGTCTGCTGGAGCAATTTAAACGCTATTTTATTTCTGGTGGAATGCCGGAGGCTGTTGTTTCGTTGCTTCAAAACCAGAATATCGACGAAACGCAGACGTCATTGCAAAATATTCTGAATGCATATGCACTTGATTTTACGAAACATGCCTCTGTGAATGATTTTCATAAAATAAATTATATCTGGACATCGCTTCCATCGCAATTATCAAGAGAAAATAAAAAATTCCTTTATCAAAGTGTGAAACCTGGCGCCCGTGCAAGGGAATATGAAAATGCACTGGAGTGGCTTAAAAATGCAGGATTGATTTTCAAAATAAACAAAGTGGCTGCTCCCCGTTTGCCGCTGTCAGCCTACGATGACCTGAGCTCCTTCAAAGTGTACATGAACGATGTTGGGCTGCTGCGCCGTATGTCTTTGCTCAATCCGATTGCAATAGCTGAAGGCAACAGGTTGTTTACAGAGTTCAAAGGAGCGTTGACTGAAAACTATATACTTCAAAGCCTGATTCAACAGTTTGAAGGTGTGCCTCGTTACTGGACCTCGGGGAATCAGGCGGAAATAGATTTTCTGATTCAATATGAAAATGAAATAATCCCGGTTGAAGTAAAATCAGATGAAAACATCCGCTCGAAGAGTCTGGCTGTTTATCGGAAAACCTATTCCCCGGAAATTTCCATCCGCTACTCATTGCGAAACCTGAAGCTGGACGATGGTGTGTTGAATATTCCTTTGTTTCTCGCCGATAACACATTTGATCTTATCAAGACTTTCTATTCCCCGAAATAA
- a CDS encoding ornithine--oxo-acid transaminase, translated as MAERLSSAQLMELEHHYGAHNYHPLPVVLERGEGVFVWDVEGKKYFDFLSAYSAVNQGHCHPKIVGAMIDQAKKLTLTSRAFFNDSLGVYEKYVTEFFGYDKVLPMNTGAEAVETAIKLTRKWAYLTKGIKRYEAKIIVAKGNFHGRTTTIVSFSDDPSAYDDYGPFTPGFIQIPYNDLAALEKELQQDPNIAGFIVEPIQGEAGVFVPDEGYLKKAYDLCKKHNVLFVADEVQTGIARTGKMLAVDHEGIKPDMIILGKALGGGVFPVSAVLCNDNIMLNIKPGEHGSTFGGNPIAARVAVAALEVIKEEKLVENAERLGKLFRDEIRKIDSPMIELVRGKGLLNAVIIKPKDGKEAWDVCLKMAENGLIAKPTHGHIIRFAPPLTITEEQVMEAVAIIKKSILEM; from the coding sequence ATGGCAGAACGTCTTTCTTCAGCGCAGCTCATGGAATTGGAACACCATTATGGTGCGCACAATTATCATCCGCTTCCCGTAGTTCTTGAACGCGGAGAAGGTGTATTTGTCTGGGACGTGGAAGGCAAAAAGTATTTTGATTTTCTTTCAGCTTATTCAGCCGTGAATCAAGGTCATTGCCATCCAAAAATCGTGGGCGCCATGATTGATCAGGCTAAAAAACTTACCCTGACATCACGTGCGTTTTTCAACGATTCTCTGGGCGTTTACGAAAAATATGTCACCGAATTTTTCGGTTATGACAAGGTATTACCCATGAACACAGGTGCCGAAGCTGTTGAAACAGCTATCAAACTCACCCGTAAATGGGCTTATCTGACAAAAGGTATCAAACGTTACGAAGCAAAAATCATTGTGGCTAAAGGCAATTTCCATGGCCGCACAACCACCATCGTCAGCTTCTCGGATGATCCTTCAGCTTATGATGATTACGGTCCGTTCACCCCTGGTTTCATTCAGATTCCGTACAACGACCTGGCCGCTCTTGAAAAAGAACTGCAACAGGATCCGAATATTGCCGGATTCATTGTTGAGCCCATCCAGGGCGAAGCAGGTGTGTTTGTTCCGGACGAAGGATATCTGAAAAAAGCATACGACCTCTGCAAAAAACACAATGTGCTTTTCGTTGCAGATGAAGTACAGACTGGTATTGCACGTACCGGAAAAATGCTGGCCGTTGATCATGAAGGCATCAAGCCCGACATGATTATTCTTGGCAAAGCCCTCGGTGGCGGTGTATTCCCTGTGTCTGCCGTTCTTTGCAACGACAACATCATGCTCAACATTAAACCCGGTGAACATGGATCAACCTTCGGCGGAAACCCAATTGCAGCCCGCGTTGCTGTTGCCGCTCTCGAAGTAATCAAAGAAGAAAAACTGGTCGAAAATGCTGAAAGACTCGGAAAACTTTTCCGCGACGAAATCCGCAAAATCGACAGCCCGATGATCGAACTCGTTCGTGGTAAAGGTTTGCTCAATGCTGTTATTATTAAACCCAAAGATGGAAAAGAAGCATGGGACGTTTGTCTGAAGATGGCCGAAAACGGTCTGATCGCCAAACCAACCCACGGTCATATCATCCGCTTTGCTCCGCCTTTGACCATTACCGAAGAACAGGTGATGGAAGCTGTAGCTATCATCAAAAAATCGATTCTCGAAATGTAA
- a CDS encoding phosphoglucomutase, giving the protein MGAFHAYDIRGVYGKDFNAEDVYRMGFFLPSIMNAKRWLVGRDVRESSPEIHRQLLKGLTDAGCEVSDAGLCTTPMVYWGTAKFGFDASVMITASHNPSEYNGLKISAANAVPVGYDNGLNKLEQKIKEIPEVTVTPGKVIELDFLKDYVAFMMPYKKDISNLKIVMDCSNGMASLMVKDIFGSHPVYLFDELDGRFPNHEPNPLDMKNIIQLQQKVKETGADLGVIFDGDADRVMFTDENGTFIPPDLLIGLLGHYFLEEKGLKGKVIQDIRTSKSVAEYLAPLGAEMKIWRVGRAYAANMLREIDGIYGGELAGHYYFKDFYYSDSGILASILIINLFAQFKREGISASAVVGRICKYQNSGEINFRIAEKQKAMDAVKDHFFAQASPTLFLDFDGYRVEYPDWWFNIRPSNTEPYLRLLVEAKTAELLQEKTETINKILANFQS; this is encoded by the coding sequence ATGGGAGCATTTCATGCCTACGATATCCGTGGAGTATACGGAAAAGATTTCAATGCCGAAGACGTGTACAGGATGGGTTTTTTTCTGCCCTCAATAATGAATGCAAAACGATGGTTGGTAGGCCGCGATGTGCGCGAATCATCGCCTGAAATTCACCGGCAGCTGCTGAAAGGTCTGACTGATGCGGGCTGTGAGGTATCCGATGCCGGGCTTTGCACAACACCCATGGTGTATTGGGGTACTGCAAAATTTGGATTCGACGCATCTGTAATGATTACGGCCAGCCACAATCCCAGTGAATACAACGGGTTGAAAATTTCGGCAGCCAATGCAGTCCCGGTTGGATACGATAACGGATTGAACAAGCTGGAACAAAAAATAAAAGAAATTCCGGAAGTGACAGTGACGCCCGGAAAGGTGATTGAACTGGATTTTCTGAAAGATTATGTAGCGTTCATGATGCCTTATAAAAAAGACATCAGCAATCTGAAAATAGTGATGGACTGCAGCAATGGCATGGCCTCGCTGATGGTAAAAGATATTTTTGGTTCGCATCCGGTTTACCTGTTCGATGAGCTCGACGGCCGCTTCCCGAACCACGAGCCGAATCCGCTCGATATGAAAAACATCATTCAGTTGCAGCAGAAAGTGAAGGAAACCGGAGCCGATTTAGGGGTAATATTCGATGGCGATGCCGACCGTGTGATGTTTACCGATGAGAATGGAACCTTCATTCCGCCTGATCTTCTGATAGGTCTGCTCGGACATTATTTTCTGGAAGAAAAAGGATTGAAGGGCAAAGTGATTCAGGATATACGCACTTCTAAATCTGTTGCAGAATACCTCGCTCCTCTGGGTGCTGAAATGAAAATCTGGCGCGTTGGTCGGGCCTATGCAGCCAATATGTTGCGCGAGATTGACGGAATCTATGGCGGAGAGCTGGCCGGACATTATTACTTTAAGGATTTTTACTACAGTGATTCCGGCATACTTGCATCAATTCTGATCATCAATCTCTTTGCTCAGTTCAAACGTGAGGGTATATCAGCTTCGGCAGTGGTAGGTAGAATCTGCAAATACCAAAACTCAGGAGAAATCAATTTTCGCATCGCGGAAAAACAAAAAGCAATGGATGCTGTGAAAGATCATTTTTTCGCACAGGCCTCTCCCACTCTGTTTCTCGATTTCGATGGCTACCGTGTTGAGTATCCCGACTGGTGGTTCAATATCAGGCCTTCGAACACAGAACCCTATTTGCGCCTGCTGGTTGAAGCAAAAACAGCTGAATTGCTTCAAGAAAAAACGGAGACCATTAATAAAATTCTTGCAAATTTTCAGTCATGA